The following are from one region of the Actinopolyspora halophila DSM 43834 genome:
- a CDS encoding alpha/beta fold hydrolase gives MTETVGTSEYVHANGLRHHLLSYGRDGTPLLILPGITSPAITAEFIACRLAERYRVHVPDLRGRGGTDTPPAGHYTLEHYADDVAGLVEALGLRDPVLLGHSLGARIAAAYRVRHGAGRSPLLLVDPPLSGPGRDPYPTSRAAFLAQLDEAARGTTADEVGKYYPKWPRRELELRARVLSTCDRTAVVETHEGFEREDFFAYWRRLSGSVALIRGAESPVVSDSGVRELAESNPDVPISTVTAAGHMVPWDNFDGFRAAVDNALAVVDER, from the coding sequence ATGACGGAAACCGTTGGCACGAGCGAATACGTGCACGCGAACGGGCTGCGGCACCACCTCCTTTCCTACGGGAGGGACGGCACACCGCTGCTGATCCTGCCTGGGATCACCAGCCCCGCGATCACGGCCGAGTTCATCGCGTGCCGGCTCGCCGAGCGTTACCGCGTCCACGTTCCGGACCTGCGCGGGCGCGGCGGCACCGACACACCACCCGCGGGCCATTACACCCTGGAGCACTACGCCGACGACGTCGCCGGGCTGGTGGAGGCCCTGGGGCTGCGGGACCCGGTCCTGCTCGGACACTCGCTCGGCGCCAGGATCGCCGCCGCGTACCGGGTCCGGCACGGTGCAGGGCGAAGCCCGCTGCTGCTGGTCGACCCACCGCTTTCCGGGCCCGGTCGGGATCCCTACCCGACCAGTCGTGCGGCGTTTTTGGCCCAGCTCGACGAGGCGGCCCGCGGCACCACGGCGGACGAGGTCGGCAAGTACTACCCGAAGTGGCCCCGACGGGAGCTGGAACTGCGCGCGCGAGTGCTGTCCACCTGCGACCGCACCGCCGTGGTGGAAACCCACGAGGGTTTCGAGCGGGAGGACTTCTTCGCGTACTGGCGACGGCTCAGCGGGAGCGTCGCGTTGATCCGCGGGGCGGAGAGCCCCGTGGTGTCCGACTCGGGGGTGCGCGAACTCGCCGAGAGCAACCCGGACGTGCCGATCAGCACCGTTACCGCGGCAGGACACATGGTGCCGTGGGACAACTTCGACGGCTTCCGCGCCGCCGTCGACAACGCGCTCGCCGTCGTCGACGAGCGCTGA
- a CDS encoding 4-hydroxybenzoate 3-monooxygenase: MSSTDTTVAILGAGPAGLTVANLLRARGVDTVVLDRYTREQIVGRARAGLLEHRTVELLDRHGLASRLYAEGTVHRGCEFRSAGTSFFTDYSAHYGGTPHWVYPQQEIVTDLLDAYEAAGGTVHYATTVESVREESGHVVVECVGGAVFRADYAAGADGQHGAGKHGVPAEAVTEYTMQHEFRWLTLLAHAEPSAEHTIYAQHENGFAGHLLRSDTVTRFHLQVPFGDTIEDWPDERIWTELRTRLAKPGWTLNEGDIFSKNILEMESRVIEPMRHGRIFLLGDAAHVITPSGGKGMNLAIADAAEFADTVVRHLRSGDEAELDRYSQRRVPDIWKAQEFSHALLHMMHTYYPSDSPDAAFRQKLQQSRLWQLRNSPAYARNFAENYIGPPLDGLPGAEAQL; the protein is encoded by the coding sequence GTGTCGAGCACTGACACCACGGTTGCGATCCTCGGGGCGGGCCCGGCCGGATTGACGGTGGCCAACCTGCTGCGAGCGCGGGGAGTCGACACGGTCGTGCTCGACCGCTACACCCGGGAGCAGATCGTGGGCCGTGCGCGGGCCGGACTGCTCGAGCACCGCACGGTCGAACTGCTCGACAGGCACGGTTTGGCCTCCCGCCTCTACGCGGAAGGCACCGTGCACCGTGGCTGCGAGTTCCGTTCCGCGGGAACGAGCTTCTTCACCGATTACTCCGCGCACTACGGCGGGACACCGCACTGGGTGTACCCGCAGCAGGAGATCGTCACCGATCTGCTCGACGCCTACGAGGCGGCGGGCGGGACCGTGCACTACGCCACCACGGTGGAATCGGTGCGCGAGGAGTCCGGCCACGTCGTGGTCGAGTGCGTGGGCGGGGCGGTGTTCCGGGCGGACTACGCCGCGGGCGCCGACGGGCAGCACGGTGCCGGCAAGCACGGCGTTCCCGCCGAGGCGGTCACCGAGTACACCATGCAGCACGAGTTCCGCTGGTTGACCCTGCTCGCCCACGCCGAGCCCTCCGCGGAGCACACGATCTACGCCCAGCACGAGAACGGCTTCGCCGGTCACTTGTTGCGTTCGGACACCGTGACCCGCTTCCACCTGCAGGTCCCGTTCGGCGACACGATCGAGGACTGGCCGGACGAGCGCATCTGGACGGAGCTGCGAACCAGGCTGGCCAAACCCGGATGGACCCTGAACGAGGGCGATATCTTCAGCAAGAACATCCTGGAGATGGAGAGCCGGGTCATCGAGCCGATGCGCCACGGCCGGATCTTCCTGCTCGGGGACGCCGCGCACGTCATCACCCCTTCCGGGGGCAAAGGGATGAACCTCGCCATCGCGGACGCGGCCGAGTTCGCCGACACCGTCGTGCGGCACCTGCGCTCCGGTGACGAGGCCGAACTGGACCGGTATTCGCAGCGACGGGTTCCGGACATCTGGAAGGCCCAGGAATTCAGTCACGCGTTGCTGCACATGATGCACACCTACTACCCGTCCGACTCGCCGGACGCGGCCTTCCGGCAGAAGCTGCAGCAGTCCCGGCTGTGGCAGCTGCGGAACTCGCCCGCCTACGCGCGGAACTTCGCGGAGAACTACATCGGACCGCCCCTCGACGGGCTCCCCGGTGCGGAGGCACAACTATGA
- a CDS encoding maleate cis-trans isomerase family protein yields the protein MTTQRIGLIVPSSNVTMETEIPALLGHEDRTYHSSRAALHNVDAESLHAMVGEGDRCAGELADAGMDVIGYACLIALMAEGPGAHERVERELGAVTTRHEAPCPVVSSAGALVRTLLDLDMRNVAVVAPYVPALTGMVLEYLNGYGITVVDSLSLGVADNREVGRLDPARLPELAERLDRTRADGVVLSACVQMPSLSGVEPVQRALGLPVVTAATATARELLRATGNSTRIPAGGAALDEEVRRVEH from the coding sequence ATGACAACGCAGCGGATCGGGCTCATCGTGCCGAGCTCGAACGTCACCATGGAAACGGAAATCCCGGCGTTGCTGGGCCACGAGGACCGTACATACCATTCCAGCCGCGCGGCACTGCACAACGTCGACGCGGAATCGTTGCACGCGATGGTCGGCGAAGGCGACCGGTGCGCCGGCGAACTCGCCGACGCGGGGATGGACGTCATCGGTTATGCGTGCCTCATCGCGCTGATGGCCGAAGGTCCCGGTGCGCACGAGCGCGTCGAACGGGAACTCGGCGCCGTCACCACTCGACACGAGGCGCCGTGCCCGGTTGTCAGCAGTGCGGGTGCGCTCGTACGCACCCTGCTCGACCTGGACATGCGCAACGTGGCCGTGGTCGCGCCGTACGTGCCCGCGTTGACCGGGATGGTGCTGGAATACCTGAACGGATACGGGATCACGGTGGTCGACTCGCTCAGTCTCGGTGTCGCGGACAACCGGGAGGTCGGCAGGCTCGACCCCGCGCGATTGCCCGAACTGGCCGAAAGGCTCGACAGGACGCGGGCGGACGGGGTCGTGCTGTCCGCCTGCGTGCAGATGCCGTCCCTGTCCGGCGTGGAACCGGTCCAGCGCGCGCTCGGCCTGCCCGTGGTCACCGCGGCGACCGCGACGGCGCGTGAACTGCTCCGCGCCACCGGAAACTCCACACGGATCCCGGCCGGTGGTGCGGCACTCGACGAGGAGGTGCGTCGTGTCGAGCACTGA
- a CDS encoding isochorismatase family protein, translated as MGTDTEHADAAERYRRAGIGEPVLRGTRPAVLVVDFTSGFTDPASRIGADLDDELAATARLLESARVTGAPILFTTIVFEKGETTAWLRKAPGFGDLRRGTPLVELDSRLGRSADEPLLEKRAASAFFGTDLVARLVNSRVDTLLICGTTTSGCVRASVVDAVQYGYPTLVVSDCVGDRAAEPHRAGLFDIQAKYGDVVELDDALTYLHGAA; from the coding sequence GTGGGCACAGACACCGAGCACGCCGACGCCGCGGAGCGTTATCGGCGAGCGGGGATCGGGGAGCCCGTGCTCCGTGGCACCCGACCGGCGGTGCTGGTCGTGGATTTCACTTCCGGCTTCACCGATCCGGCGAGTCGGATCGGCGCGGACCTGGACGACGAACTCGCCGCCACGGCCCGGCTGTTGGAGTCCGCTCGTGTGACGGGAGCACCGATCCTGTTCACCACGATCGTCTTCGAGAAGGGGGAGACCACCGCGTGGCTGCGCAAAGCACCGGGCTTCGGGGACCTGCGGCGCGGGACGCCGCTGGTCGAACTGGACTCCCGCCTCGGCAGGAGCGCTGACGAACCGCTGCTGGAGAAACGCGCGGCGAGCGCTTTCTTCGGCACCGATCTCGTCGCACGGCTGGTGAACTCACGGGTGGACACCCTGCTGATCTGCGGAACGACCACCAGCGGCTGTGTCCGGGCGAGCGTGGTGGACGCGGTGCAGTACGGCTATCCGACCCTGGTGGTCTCCGACTGCGTGGGGGACCGCGCCGCGGAACCACACCGGGCCGGACTCTTCGACATCCAGGCCAAGTACGGCGACGTCGTCGAGCTCGACGACGCGCTCACCTATCTCCACGGAGCAGCATGA
- a CDS encoding MFS transporter — MTSAEQTRTPTAAGGIHGYRTLWAALFIGWLLAYADRSITGPVVTWMIDNEVAFMQSANEPHALGGLIGSLFFAGYMLTQLPSGRLGDRYGNSAMLTICFIWAGIATMLNGVLSGLFAFVALRVLTGLGEGAFYSNDRALIIARTPAHKRSLGLGVAITGLAFGLTVASVATPWLLNIGTALLGRGGWRFPFLFFGVITLLFGVLLSFYLRKLFGRKQVREPLGRLLGMSAVFGTLIMLLFWLTDSLGLPNWVSALAEVVLALAIVGVTQTRRRGRARQSEPAPPRAAIQWRGTAPIYLAAIAIMWSIWLFGYWSVEIVSSAADTSLVQAGLTAAFNAGAGMIGFPVGGWISDVARRRGWGRRDILITATLAQGVLVLAFGLYLQHTTHPSLALLGVLLFGTGLFLNAVQPMSQALTADLVPEQQHATAFGMWNMIGEIGALASPVISGTVRDATGSWAPAVYLDAALVLGSALLYLAVHRDRTPAPLGAPG, encoded by the coding sequence ATGACGAGTGCCGAACAGACCCGCACCCCCACCGCCGCAGGTGGGATCCACGGGTACCGCACCTTGTGGGCGGCGTTGTTCATCGGTTGGCTACTCGCCTATGCCGACCGCTCGATCACCGGCCCCGTGGTCACGTGGATGATCGACAACGAGGTCGCCTTCATGCAGTCGGCGAACGAGCCACACGCGCTCGGAGGACTGATCGGCAGCCTGTTCTTCGCCGGATACATGCTCACCCAGTTGCCCAGCGGCAGACTCGGCGATCGCTACGGAAATTCCGCGATGCTGACCATCTGCTTCATCTGGGCCGGCATCGCCACCATGCTCAACGGAGTGCTCAGCGGCCTGTTCGCCTTCGTCGCACTGCGCGTGCTGACCGGACTCGGTGAGGGCGCCTTCTACTCCAACGACCGAGCACTGATCATCGCGCGGACACCCGCCCACAAACGCAGTCTCGGTCTCGGGGTCGCGATCACCGGACTGGCGTTCGGACTCACCGTGGCCTCCGTGGCCACCCCGTGGTTGCTCAACATCGGCACGGCACTGCTCGGCCGCGGAGGCTGGCGCTTCCCGTTCCTGTTCTTCGGCGTGATCACGCTGCTGTTCGGTGTCCTGCTGAGCTTCTACCTGCGCAAGCTGTTCGGGCGCAAGCAGGTGCGCGAACCGTTGGGACGTCTGCTCGGCATGTCCGCGGTGTTCGGCACGTTGATCATGCTGCTGTTCTGGCTCACCGACTCACTCGGTCTGCCGAACTGGGTCTCCGCGCTGGCCGAGGTGGTGCTCGCGCTGGCCATCGTCGGCGTCACCCAGACTCGACGCCGCGGTCGCGCCCGACAGAGCGAGCCCGCCCCGCCCAGGGCAGCCATCCAGTGGCGCGGCACCGCCCCGATCTACCTCGCGGCCATCGCGATCATGTGGAGCATCTGGCTGTTCGGCTACTGGTCGGTCGAGATCGTCTCCTCCGCGGCCGACACCTCGCTCGTCCAGGCCGGACTGACCGCGGCGTTCAACGCGGGTGCGGGCATGATCGGCTTCCCCGTGGGCGGTTGGATATCCGATGTGGCCCGGAGACGCGGCTGGGGACGACGCGACATCCTCATCACCGCCACGTTGGCCCAGGGCGTGCTCGTCCTCGCCTTCGGGCTCTACCTGCAGCACACCACGCACCCCTCCCTGGCGCTGCTCGGTGTGCTGTTGTTCGGCACCGGGCTTTTCCTCAACGCCGTGCAGCCGATGTCGCAGGCACTCACCGCCGACCTCGTGCCGGAACAACAGCACGCCACGGCGTTCGGCATGTGGAACATGATCGGCGAGATCGGCGCGCTCGCCAGTCCGGTGATCAGCGGTACCGTGCGCGACGCGACCGGCTCCTGGGCACCGGCGGTGTACCTCGACGCCGCACTGGTGCTCGGCAGCGCCCTGCTCTACCTCGCGGTACACCGCGACCGCACCCCGGCCCCGCTCGGTGCGCCGGGCTGA
- a CDS encoding DeoR/GlpR family DNA-binding transcription regulator, translated as MSRESRERRSAIVRMATTSGLASVDELSSTFGVTASTIRRDLAQLESAGQLARTYGGAMPMGPGQEVSLGQRSGESFEAKRAIAAWAADRIRPGESVLLDSGSTTGALGRELRRAREITVVTTGLTVLQELADSELHVECLGGTLRHVSQGFVGPLAEAALERMTFDRVFLGADGVVADEGICEADLQQTRLKEIMARRAEHVYVLVHAAKLGRRPFHAWARLPRRWTLVTDAEADAASLAPFEEQGVEVAIAD; from the coding sequence ATGTCCCGTGAATCCCGGGAACGACGCTCCGCCATCGTGCGTATGGCGACCACCTCGGGACTGGCCAGTGTCGACGAACTGTCGAGCACTTTCGGGGTGACCGCTTCGACGATTCGCCGCGATCTCGCTCAACTCGAGTCGGCGGGGCAGCTGGCACGCACTTACGGCGGTGCCATGCCGATGGGGCCGGGCCAGGAGGTCTCGCTGGGTCAACGCAGCGGCGAGTCCTTCGAGGCCAAGCGGGCTATCGCCGCGTGGGCGGCCGATCGGATACGGCCAGGGGAGTCGGTGCTGCTCGATTCCGGCTCCACCACGGGGGCGCTCGGTCGTGAGTTGCGCCGTGCACGGGAAATCACCGTGGTCACCACGGGACTGACGGTGTTGCAGGAGCTGGCCGATTCGGAGCTGCACGTCGAGTGTCTGGGTGGGACGCTGCGCCACGTCAGTCAGGGATTCGTCGGGCCGCTGGCCGAAGCGGCCCTGGAACGTATGACGTTCGATCGGGTGTTCCTCGGGGCGGACGGTGTCGTCGCCGACGAGGGGATCTGCGAGGCGGACCTGCAGCAGACCAGGCTCAAGGAGATCATGGCCCGGCGTGCCGAGCACGTGTACGTGCTGGTGCACGCAGCCAAGCTCGGGCGGCGTCCGTTTCACGCGTGGGCGCGGCTTCCGCGGCGGTGGACGCTGGTCACCGACGCGGAAGCCGATGCGGCCTCCCTCGCTCCGTTCGAGGAGCAGGGGGTGGAGGTCGCCATCGCCGACTGA
- the pdxA gene encoding 4-hydroxythreonine-4-phosphate dehydrogenase PdxA yields MSTAHIPLIAVTMGDGAGVGPEVIVGALLDESVTTRCRPIVLGDVARLRRAAEIAGSQAEVVAVESVAEAVFTSGRINVIDPGLIPPDLPWGEVSPVAGDAAYHYVRMASELALGGEVQGICTAPLNKEALHAAGHLYPGHTELLAYLTDTEEVSMMLSTPKVKVVHVTTHIGLIDAVRRIEPGLVERTVLRGYRAIRGSGVSAPRIGVCGINPHAGENGLFGYREEESKVVPAVEKLRSSGVDVHGPLPADTAFFLASRGDYDLIVAMYHDQGHAPVKLLGIDAGVNVTVGLPVIRTSVDHGTAFDIAGTGKADVDSMIEALHQAAELSTAV; encoded by the coding sequence ATGAGTACTGCTCACATTCCGTTGATCGCCGTGACCATGGGAGACGGGGCCGGCGTCGGTCCGGAGGTCATCGTCGGAGCGTTGCTGGACGAGTCCGTCACCACTCGTTGCCGCCCGATCGTCCTCGGAGACGTCGCTCGGCTGCGTCGCGCCGCCGAGATCGCAGGCAGCCAAGCCGAGGTCGTCGCCGTGGAATCCGTCGCGGAGGCCGTTTTCACGTCCGGACGGATCAACGTGATCGACCCCGGTCTGATTCCGCCCGACCTGCCGTGGGGCGAGGTCTCACCGGTCGCGGGCGATGCCGCCTACCACTACGTGCGCATGGCGAGTGAACTCGCCCTGGGTGGCGAGGTGCAGGGAATCTGCACCGCGCCGTTGAACAAGGAGGCATTGCACGCCGCCGGGCACCTGTACCCGGGACACACCGAGCTCTTGGCGTATTTGACCGACACCGAGGAGGTGTCGATGATGCTGTCGACCCCCAAGGTGAAAGTCGTGCACGTGACCACGCACATCGGGCTGATCGACGCCGTGCGGCGGATAGAGCCCGGTCTGGTCGAGCGCACCGTCCTTCGTGGCTACCGGGCGATCCGGGGTTCCGGTGTTTCCGCGCCGCGGATCGGGGTCTGCGGGATCAATCCCCACGCGGGGGAGAACGGGTTGTTCGGGTATCGGGAGGAGGAGAGCAAGGTCGTGCCCGCCGTGGAGAAGCTGCGGTCCTCCGGTGTGGATGTCCACGGTCCGCTCCCCGCGGACACGGCTTTTTTTCTGGCCAGCCGGGGCGACTACGATCTGATCGTGGCGATGTACCACGACCAGGGACATGCTCCGGTCAAACTGTTGGGGATCGATGCGGGGGTGAACGTGACTGTGGGGCTTCCGGTCATCCGGACCTCGGTGGACCACGGTACGGCTTTCGACATCGCGGGTACCGGAAAGGCGGATGTGGACAGCATGATCGAGGCCCTGCACCAGGCCGCCGAGCTGTCCACCGCTGTGTGA